In Deltaproteobacteria bacterium, one DNA window encodes the following:
- a CDS encoding DUF799 family lipoprotein codes for MSRTVAVSALILVSVLLSASGCGGRKEVRPEPSPEILPTGPRVAVAPMENRTNDLSGSDIIRDAFAEGVARKGFAVMPVAESDRILRETLGISYGGQLPATSPEEVCKALGVEAVFYGDVQEWSKTTTGIYNSSTVAAAFRMFRKDGALLWEGNDRQVRQDVARGGGNLGAEIIAGALGNLLLNPMTPHGRRVGGTIARKLPNNLLRGVDR; via the coding sequence ATGAGCAGGACGGTCGCCGTTTCGGCCCTGATCCTCGTTTCGGTCCTCCTGTCCGCATCGGGCTGCGGGGGGAGGAAGGAGGTCCGTCCGGAACCTTCGCCGGAGATCCTTCCGACGGGGCCGAGGGTCGCCGTGGCGCCGATGGAGAACAGGACGAACGACCTCTCGGGGTCCGACATCATCCGCGACGCGTTCGCGGAGGGAGTGGCCCGGAAGGGGTTTGCCGTGATGCCGGTGGCGGAGAGCGACCGGATCCTGCGGGAGACGCTGGGGATCAGCTACGGGGGGCAGCTCCCGGCCACCTCCCCGGAAGAGGTGTGCAAGGCGCTGGGGGTCGAGGCGGTCTTCTACGGCGACGTGCAGGAGTGGAGCAAGACGACGACGGGAATCTACAACAGTTCGACGGTCGCGGCCGCATTCCGGATGTTCCGGAAGGACGGAGCGCTCCTTTGGGAGGGGAACGACCGCCAGGTCCGCCAGGACGTCGCCCGCGGCGGGGGAAACCTGGGGGCCGAGATCATCGCGGGGGCGTTGGGCAACCTGTTGCTGAACCCGATGACGCCGCACGGAAGGCGCGTCGGGGGAACCATCGCAAGGAAGCTCCCGAACAATTTATTGAGAGGGGTGGACCGATGA
- a CDS encoding CsgG/HfaB family protein yields MRKRLLLGGILFAGVAVAGCATAPPVTGPSTRDSAPAAEYGYRKSAQAAPIVSKGPKKRVAVVKFQDKSAYGRGRLGGAIQDILTTELARSGQFIMVTRQDLDLLLDEQDLAKSGTIKTGTGAKSGEVLGVNAIVTGVVSQFGVKQKSATYLVGASKTQTAEATVDVRVVDATTGRIIYAESGTGVHETSSTEVLGIGGRTGYDETMEGKAFRAAISKFIDNLIAKMASMEWTGKVASVEAGEVTVNAGKKTGLVVGDRLRVYGEGREVIDPDTKISLGRRPGAEKGEIEIVDFFGEDAAIGKVLQGKGFAVNDIVRFGK; encoded by the coding sequence ATGAGGAAACGGCTTCTGTTGGGAGGGATTCTGTTTGCGGGCGTTGCGGTCGCCGGGTGCGCAACGGCGCCGCCGGTGACGGGGCCGTCCACGCGGGACTCCGCGCCCGCCGCGGAGTACGGGTACCGGAAGTCGGCGCAGGCGGCGCCGATCGTTTCGAAGGGACCGAAAAAGCGGGTGGCCGTCGTCAAGTTCCAGGACAAGAGCGCCTACGGCCGCGGCCGCCTGGGGGGCGCGATCCAGGACATCCTCACCACCGAGCTCGCGCGCTCCGGCCAGTTCATCATGGTGACGCGGCAGGACCTCGACCTGCTTCTCGACGAGCAGGACCTGGCCAAGAGCGGGACGATCAAGACGGGGACGGGGGCGAAGTCCGGCGAGGTGCTTGGCGTCAACGCGATCGTGACCGGCGTCGTTTCCCAGTTCGGCGTCAAGCAGAAGTCGGCCACCTATCTCGTGGGGGCGAGCAAGACGCAGACGGCGGAGGCGACCGTGGACGTGCGGGTGGTCGACGCCACCACCGGGCGGATCATCTACGCGGAGAGCGGGACCGGTGTCCATGAGACTTCCTCCACGGAGGTCCTCGGGATCGGCGGCCGGACCGGCTACGACGAGACGATGGAGGGGAAGGCGTTCCGCGCGGCGATTTCGAAGTTCATCGACAACCTGATCGCGAAGATGGCGTCGATGGAGTGGACCGGCAAGGTCGCCTCGGTGGAGGCCGGAGAGGTCACGGTGAACGCGGGGAAGAAGACCGGGCTCGTCGTCGGCGACCGCCTGCGGGTATACGGGGAAGGGCGCGAGGTGATCGACCCAGACACGAAAATTTCCCTGGGCCGTCGGCCCGGGGCCGAGAAGGGCGAGATCGAGATCGTCGACTTCTTCGGGGAGGACGCCGCGATCGG